GGGCTGCGCGATATCGGCGCCTGCCGCCTGTGCGTGGTGGAAGTCAGCATGGCGGCCAACGGGCGCACCCGCCTGTTGAGCGCCTGCACGCTGCCGGCGCAAGATGGCATGGGGGTCCGCACCAATTCCGCCACCGTGCAGCGCGCGCGCAAGCTGCTGCTGGAGTTGTACGTCGCCACCTGCCCGCAATCAAAGCGGATCCAGGACTTGGCCAGCGAGTACGGGGTGCGGCAGGTGCGCTACCCTTCGAACCACGGGTCTAACGCCGGATCGTTGCCGACCGTGCCCCAATAATTGCCTCCTTTGTAGCTGTTCTGGAGGAAGTCCAGCATGTGATTGGGGGTATCCAACCGGTAGCCAAACAGACCGGGCACAAACACGCTGAGGGTTTCGATTTTAGGTTCGCTCCACGA
The genomic region above belongs to Terriglobia bacterium and contains:
- a CDS encoding (2Fe-2S)-binding protein — protein: MPKLRINGISVEVEPGTSVLEAIRFLGLPIPTLCHDDGLRDIGACRLCVVEVSMAANGRTRLLSACTLPAQDGMGVRTNSATVQRARKLLLELYVATCPQSKRIQDLASEYGVRQVRYPSNHGSNAGSLPTVPQ